The proteins below are encoded in one region of Limnohabitans sp. 63ED37-2:
- a CDS encoding SDR family oxidoreductase gives MNKVLLVTGGSRGIGAATALLAAQNGWSVAVNYTANSLAADEVVRQIRAAGGQAMSVQADVADEAQVLRMFSHIDAKFGRLTGLVNNAGVVDVTARVDQMSVARWKRMFDINVIGSLICAREAVRRMSTKHGGEGGSIVNVSSAAARLGAPGQYVDYAAAKGAIDAFTIGLAKEVAAEGIRVNAVRPGLIETEIHASGGLPNRVKDLQHLVPAQRGGTAEEVAEGIVWLLSDKASYTTMSFLDISGGR, from the coding sequence ATGAACAAGGTCTTGTTGGTGACCGGTGGCAGTCGGGGCATCGGGGCCGCTACCGCCCTGTTGGCCGCCCAAAATGGCTGGTCGGTGGCGGTGAACTACACCGCCAACTCGTTGGCCGCCGACGAAGTGGTACGCCAAATCCGCGCCGCGGGTGGCCAAGCCATGTCGGTGCAAGCCGATGTGGCCGATGAAGCGCAGGTGCTGCGCATGTTCAGCCACATCGACGCCAAATTCGGCCGCCTGACCGGGCTGGTCAACAACGCAGGGGTGGTCGATGTGACCGCCCGGGTAGACCAGATGAGCGTGGCCCGCTGGAAGCGCATGTTCGACATCAACGTGATCGGCAGCCTGATCTGCGCCCGCGAAGCCGTGCGCCGCATGAGCACGAAGCACGGCGGCGAAGGCGGCAGCATCGTGAATGTGTCGAGCGCAGCCGCTCGCCTGGGTGCGCCCGGCCAATACGTGGACTACGCCGCCGCCAAAGGGGCGATCGACGCGTTCACCATCGGCTTGGCCAAAGAAGTGGCTGCCGAAGGCATCCGCGTGAACGCCGTACGCCCGGGTCTGATCGAGACCGAGATCCACGCCTCAGGTGGCCTGCCCAACCGCGTGAAAGACCTGCAACACCTGGTGCCAGCCCAGCGCGGCGGCACCGCCGAAGAAGTGGCGGAGGGCATCGTGTGGCTTTTGTCGGACAAGGCCAGCTACACCACCATGAGTTTTCTCGATATTTCGGGAGGCCGTTGA
- a CDS encoding MaoC family dehydratase, whose amino-acid sequence MAEFKYYWEDFAPGEVRDLGTITPTREEIIAFATQFDPQPFHLNDEAAKASVFGALSASGWHTCSMAMRLMVTNFLCETSSLGSPGLENIKWLKPVYPGDTLRLQSTMLETKPMGKRPDVGMTRNLWEMFNQHGDKVLHMEGWGMFRRRHPAA is encoded by the coding sequence ATGGCTGAATTCAAGTACTACTGGGAAGACTTTGCGCCCGGCGAAGTGCGTGACCTGGGCACCATCACCCCCACCCGCGAAGAGATCATCGCCTTCGCCACACAGTTCGACCCGCAGCCCTTTCACCTGAACGACGAGGCGGCCAAAGCCTCGGTGTTTGGCGCCCTGTCGGCCAGTGGCTGGCACACCTGTTCGATGGCCATGCGGCTGATGGTGACCAACTTTTTGTGCGAAACCTCCAGCCTCGGCTCACCGGGCCTGGAAAACATCAAATGGCTCAAACCGGTTTACCCGGGCGACACCCTGCGTCTGCAAAGCACCATGCTCGAGACCAAACCCATGGGTAAGCGACCGGATGTGGGCATGACACGCAACCTGTGGGAAATGTTCAACCAGCACGGCGACAAGGTGCTGCACATGGAAGGCTGGGGCATGTTCAGAAGGCGCCACCCAGCGGCCTGA